ATTTATTTACAAAAAGGTATTTACTTCCTTATGGAACACGATATTAGCGAATTCCCTGGTCTTTATATTGGAATGGGAGATGTAATTGCTGACGGAAAGAAAATAGGTGAGTGTATTTTCAATCTTGAAATAATAATAGGCAGTATAAAAAGAATGGAGGCAGAGGGGGCATTTGTTGAATTTACTGATGGGGCAATAAATTTTTCTGATAAAATGAAGGAAATACATTTTAAAATGTCGGGCGTAATAAGCAGAGATCACGAATTCTATGTTACTGAATTTTCCTGCTTTACCAATACGTCCCTATATCCAAAGTTCATTATAAAGGCCCCAAATGAAATTTTAGACAACATAACTGAGGAGGGAAGAGAGTAGAGTTTAAATACGGAAATTGGATATTAAACTATGGAGAGAAAAATTTTGTCGTTTATTCTCTTGTTTATTATATTTGTCCCCATGATTATTCCAGCTGAATCGTCAGAACAGAAATTGGAGGAAAGAATAATAACATTCACAAAATATTTGCCAGATGGAAAAATAGAAAGATTTGATAGGGTTGTATCGTACACTGGAAAAAATTTTTCAAAAAAGATATCAGATATGTGCGCCAAAATGGCGAGAGAAGATAAGGCCATTCAGAGGTTTTTAAATGAGACAAACATAAATGTATATTTTATAATGTCTGCCGGCACGGGTCTCCATTTTATGTTTCCGCCCAGTCTTTTAAAATTATCACTCTGGAGTATTGCTCTCTCGCTTTTTCCGTCCGGTATTTACTGCAATTACCATGGAAATGAGGCAGAAACAGATATAATGCCTGTCATTCCCTCTGGAAGCTCGACAACAATTTATGGAGAACACAAGCTTCTCACCCTCGGTTTTGTCGGTATTGTCGGGTGGGACGGTCTATTTTCTTTTTCAGATACAGGATTCGCTGGTTTCACACTTTTTATATGGACATCTGGGATTACCACCTGACTCCCAGAGTTTCCGACTCACAGCCTATAATCCATCCATCATTATTTTTGCTTTTTTTCCCCTTCTTAAGCCATACGATAAAACGAGTGCCCTCTGGATACTCGTCTTCACCGCTTTTCACCTGTATTTTCCCATCGAACCCTTCAACTATTTTTTTTACGAGATACAGGCCAAGGCCGCTTCCCCTGCTTTCCTTACCTTTCCATCCCTGCTGGAAAATTTTTTCTTTGTTGTCCTGGGGTATTCCAACTCCATCATCCTCTATGTATATATTCCACCCTTTCTCGTCATCCTCTGCGTAGATGTCGACATGATGACCACATGAATGTTCTATAGCATTTTTTATTAAATTAGAAAAAACGTCTTCTATAAGCTCATTACCCCTCACGATTGCCCCGGTAGGCCTGTACCTTATTTCGATATTCCTCTTTTTTGCTTCCTCTGAATAGTGTCCAATTATACGTTCCATTACTTCATCTAAATCTATATTTGTCATCTTTTTTTTATCTCTTATTGTTTCAAGTTTTTTTACGCTTTCTATAAGCTTATTTCCTTCTGTTATCGCCGTTGTTGCCTTATCAACAATTCCCTTGCTTTTATCCGAGAGATCACTGTTTTTTAGCAGCCCCAAATAACCGATGGCAATCTCGTTTTTGTTGTATATGTCGTGCCGTAGAAGGGAATTGTAAAATTTGATATCCTCCTCGATCTTTCTTTGTTGCGTAACGTCCTGCAGTATACCTTCTACTATCCTATTTTCACCACTATAAACCACCCAGGCGGATTCCCTGCCAAAAAATATTTTCTTATTCCTCGTTACATACCTAGTTTCAAAGTTTTGTACTATCCCGTCCTTCTCCAGAATTTCGAGGAACTTTTTCCTGTCATCTGATTTTAAAAAGAGCTGCTCGGCATTTATTTTTTCCAGTTCATCCTTTCTTCCCTCATATCCAAAAATTTTCATGAAAGCTGGATTAACTTCCAGTATTTTTCCATCAAAAGTTGTTATGTATATTCCCTCGGTTGCCTTATTTATAATTTCCTTGTATTTTCCAAGGGAAGCTTCATTATCCAGATACACGATGGATTTTGCTACGTTTCGGGAGAGAAGATTAAGAAGAAGTCTGTCATCCTCAGAAAAAGCATCTGGCTTTTTGCCTGTTACACCAATAACACCTAAGACTTTTTTGTTAAATGAGAGGGGAACGTAAATTTTACTTCCTGATTCGGAATGTGGCTCATAAATTTCTTTATTTGATGTTGCTGCTGATGATGCTGTAGACTCCTTTTCCAACAAAATTTTTTCCCCGATTTTCCCTCCTTCGCTTGCCACTATCTCTATTGCACCATCCGAAAGTATGCCGAGAAAACATGAATCTGCGTCAAAAGAGTTCATAATTGTATGTATAACATTATCGTATGTCTCCTGTCTGGATGATTTGTCATTCAGATTGCAAACCTTAGAAAGTTTTTCTTTAAATTTCTGGAAATATTCTTCCGTCCTTCCGACCGTTTCATTATTGAGAGATATTGCCTTGATTATAAAAAGCAATTTTTCGCTATCTTCTATCTCTGTTATCTCAATTTCTGCTGGAATTTTTACACCTTCTCTATTGACAATATATACTTTTTTCTTTCCGCAATTGCCTGTTATCGCTTCCCTTATCAAAGGTATATTTTCCTCGTCTATAAAATCAAAAATATTTTTTTCTGCAATTTCTTCTTTTTCATAACCAAAAAGTGCAGCACATGCATAATTCGCCATGTTTATGTTGCCGAGCAAATCTGCAATACACATGGGCTCATTTATGCGGTTAATCACTTTTTCGAAGTTGTCTTGGAGGATAACTTTTTCTTCCCTGGCTATACCATATGCCCTCTCTACTTTTTTATCCCTCCTTTTAGGTATTGCAATAACGATAAATCTTTTTTTTTCTCCACTTTTTTCCTCTATTTTGATGGTAGTCTGTATTTTCTCTCCCCCCAGGCATTTCATAAAATTATCTGCCGCATTTTTTTTATCTTCCTTGCATACAATTGAAAGAAAAGTTTTTCCTTTAAGTTCGTTAAATGGTTTTCCTTCCTTCTCTACTGAAATAAAATTTCCTTTGCGGTCTAAGCTGAAAATAATGCTATTCAGGGTGAGGGTAGAATATATCTCAACGAAATCGCTAAGTTCGGCAATTTTTTCTTTAAGCTCGTCCACGCTTCCTTTCCCACCATTCACGAATTACTATTAAAAAACGATATATAAAATTTTGTTATCTCCTACCAATTTTGTTCTATTATACCAACCTTCAAGAAAATTTAAGTACGAACTTGAAATTCTTCTATGTGGAAAAAGAATTGCTTATCAAAAAGCTAATACGCAACGGCTATCTTTTATCTGAAGAAGTAATAGATGCCATGAAAGAAATACCAAGAGAACTGTTTGTTCCAGGGAATGAAAAAAAACAAGCATATGCCGACATACCCCTAAAAATAGGTTATGGCCAGACAATATCAGCCCCTCACATGGTTGCGATAATGACAGAAGCATTAGATTTGAAAAAAGACAGCAAGGTCATGGAGATCGGAACAGGCACGGGTTATCATGCAGCTGTTGTAGCAAAAGTGGCGGAAGAAGGACATATATATACGGTTGAGAGGATAATGGAACTTGCCGAAAAGGCGAAAAGAAATTTCAAAAAATTGGGAATAAAAAATGTAACGGTAGTCGTGAGCGATGGTTCTGCTGGCTTGCCCGAATATAGTCCTTTTGACAGAATATATGTAACGTGTGCAGCACCTTCCGTTCCGCCCCAACTGGTAAAGCAGCTTTCGGAACATGGAAAAATGCTTCTGCCCGTGGGAAGAACGTTCTGCGATCTGATTCTCATAGAAAAAAATGAGGAGATGTTGCAGAAAAATTTGGGAGCATGTTCATTTGTTCCCATGATAGGGAGGAAAGGATACAATGGGTGATATATGTGTTTCAGCCGCAACAGCTTCATTGCTGGGGCTAAAAAAATGGAATATAGATGTTATGCCCACAACACTTTATTTTATGGTGGGAAAGAAATGCAATGGGGCATGCGGTTATTGCACACAGGGAAAGGGCTTCCTGTCGAGAGTGAGATGGCCGTCGTTCTCTTTTGATGAAGTACTGGACGGTATCGATGGTATTGATAAAAAAGTAGGCAGGATATGTATCCAGAGTTTATACTATAGCGGTGTCATAGACCATATAATAGAAGATGCCGGGCGACTCGGAAAATATGGAATACCCATTTCCGTTTCGATGAATCCGACGGATAGAAAGAACATGGAGCGGCTGAAACATGCCGGGGTTGAAAGGGTGGGGATAGGTCTTGACTGCTGTACTAAAGAGTTGTTCAATAAATGGAAAAAGGGCGTTCCTTCCTGGGAAGAATATTTGCGATCGCTAAAGATTGCAAAAAATGTTTTCGGAAATTCAACGGCCCATTTAATTATGGGGCTCGGAGAAAGCGATGAAGAGGCAATAAACATAATGCAGAAGCTATCGAAAATCGGAATGAAAATAGCACTGTTTGCATACACTCCCATTCATACAGGTTTCTCCCCAAAAATAGAGAGATACCGCTCGCTTCAACTTGCCAGATACATGGTCGAGAAAGGCGAAGGAAGTTTTGTTTTCAGGAATGGAAAACTGCATGAAATGCATGCTTCGGAAGACAAAAATGCATTTCTCACATCGGGATGCCCGTTATGCAATCGCCCATTTTACAATGAAAGGGTAAGAGGGCCAATTTATAATTACCCGAGAGAATTAAGAGATGAAGAAATGAAAAGAGCAATGGAAGAGGTAAAAAAAT
The Candidatus Thermoplasmatota archaeon genome window above contains:
- a CDS encoding PAS domain S-box protein — translated: MNGGKGSVDELKEKIAELSDFVEIYSTLTLNSIIFSLDRKGNFISVEKEGKPFNELKGKTFLSIVCKEDKKNAADNFMKCLGGEKIQTTIKIEEKSGEKKRFIVIAIPKRRDKKVERAYGIAREEKVILQDNFEKVINRINEPMCIADLLGNINMANYACAALFGYEKEEIAEKNIFDFIDEENIPLIREAITGNCGKKKVYIVNREGVKIPAEIEITEIEDSEKLLFIIKAISLNNETVGRTEEYFQKFKEKLSKVCNLNDKSSRQETYDNVIHTIMNSFDADSCFLGILSDGAIEIVASEGGKIGEKILLEKESTASSAATSNKEIYEPHSESGSKIYVPLSFNKKVLGVIGVTGKKPDAFSEDDRLLLNLLSRNVAKSIVYLDNEASLGKYKEIINKATEGIYITTFDGKILEVNPAFMKIFGYEGRKDELEKINAEQLFLKSDDRKKFLEILEKDGIVQNFETRYVTRNKKIFFGRESAWVVYSGENRIVEGILQDVTQQRKIEEDIKFYNSLLRHDIYNKNEIAIGYLGLLKNSDLSDKSKGIVDKATTAITEGNKLIESVKKLETIRDKKKMTNIDLDEVMERIIGHYSEEAKKRNIEIRYRPTGAIVRGNELIEDVFSNLIKNAIEHSCGHHVDIYAEDDEKGWNIYIEDDGVGIPQDNKEKIFQQGWKGKESRGSGLGLYLVKKIVEGFDGKIQVKSGEDEYPEGTRFIVWLKKGKKSKNNDGWIIGCESETLGVRW
- a CDS encoding protein-L-isoaspartate O-methyltransferase, translating into MEKELLIKKLIRNGYLLSEEVIDAMKEIPRELFVPGNEKKQAYADIPLKIGYGQTISAPHMVAIMTEALDLKKDSKVMEIGTGTGYHAAVVAKVAEEGHIYTVERIMELAEKAKRNFKKLGIKNVTVVVSDGSAGLPEYSPFDRIYVTCAAPSVPPQLVKQLSEHGKMLLPVGRTFCDLILIEKNEEMLQKNLGACSFVPMIGRKGYNG
- a CDS encoding radical SAM protein, whose translation is MGDICVSAATASLLGLKKWNIDVMPTTLYFMVGKKCNGACGYCTQGKGFLSRVRWPSFSFDEVLDGIDGIDKKVGRICIQSLYYSGVIDHIIEDAGRLGKYGIPISVSMNPTDRKNMERLKHAGVERVGIGLDCCTKELFNKWKKGVPSWEEYLRSLKIAKNVFGNSTAHLIMGLGESDEEAINIMQKLSKIGMKIALFAYTPIHTGFSPKIERYRSLQLARYMVEKGEGSFVFRNGKLHEMHASEDKNAFLTSGCPLCNRPFYNERVRGPIYNYPRELRDEEMKRAMEEVKKYVRIYTTAP